Within Synechococcus sp. NB0720_010, the genomic segment TCAACCGAGAAAAGGGGCTCGGCCCCTTCAGTGGCGGCATGGGGCTCACCGTCAAACAGGAGGAACTCGCTGCCGACTGGCGAACCGGAGTCTTTCTCGGCTGGCTGATGAACGTCGGCGCACTCCAGGTGGACGACTTCTCCAATACGGCGAATCTGCTCTTTGAGATGGGCGACTACGAGCGCATCTCAAGGCAGCACCACGGCTATCCCAAGGATCGCTTTCAGGCCCTGACCCTGGGGTTGAGCAGCCAGCTCCAACCGGGGCAGTCGGTGGGGAACTGGACCGTTGACACCAACGAAACCTTCAGCCGGCCACTCCCCGGGGAGCCAGGGGATTCCCTGCTGGGGGCACGGCGCTATGAGGTGCGGCGTTTCGAAATTGAGCGGGGCCAGCAGATCGCGACGAATCTGATCGGGGGGCTTCTCGGTGCGGCCAGCTGCGTCTGGGGCAGTCAGGACCAGTGCGTTGGGATGGCGATGCAACAGGGCAAGGGGAGAGCCCTGGGCAGCTACACCAAGCGCGAACTCACCCTCTGGTGCAACAGCGGCAGTTTTGATGTCAGTGCTGATGACTTCGACCCCCAACCCATCGGACGGGACGGCAAGGGGCAGGCCCAGGTGCTGGCGGAGAGGGACTGCTGAGCGTCAGCTGAACTCCAAGAGCAGCTCCAGAGTCAGCTTCTCCGCCAAGGCTGAGTCGATCACGCGCAGATGACCGATGGCCGTCGGTCGGTCGGAGCTGGGCAGTGCCCTGAGGTCCGCAACCGCGAGTTCCAAACAACGTCGATCGAGCTCGAGATTCACGCAGGGAATGCAGCGAACGGATCGAACCGTGGGCTCTCACTGGCATCCAGCGCTGGGGGCCAGATCCCGAGCTATCCCCCTCAGCCTTGCAAGGACTTGAGCTCTTCGTCCTGGCGGTGCTGCAGCCAGGCCTGCTGCAGATCGACACGGGTAATGCGATAGCCCAGGAGACGGGCCTGCAGCAAGAGACCGTTGTCATCGCGGCAGCGCCGCAACCGGTGACGCAAGTGCGGACGGGTCTCCGCATCGACGACCAAGCGCTCAAGTTCTTGCCAGCTCATGAGGCTTGAGTGGGTTCCAAACCATCGCAAAGCCAAAGCCCAGAAGCCAGGCATCGGCAGCGAGTCTCGCGAGCCTCCTGAGGCTCAACTGCAGCGGCTCTGTCGCCAGAACCCCTTTGAGGCTGCCGTGGTTCAAGCCCCAGCCCCGACCTTGATGGGCACATGAGACTGCTCCGTATTGCAACGAGCTGTGTCATGCCCTTTCCCAGGGCGCCAGGGATCCCTTAACAACGACTCAAGCCGCCAGCGGGCGATGGGCTTCTTCGTTCAACTCACTGAAGCCATCGCAGAGCGTCAGTCCCTGCTGATGACGGGACTCGACCCGAACCCCGAGATGCTGCAGAGCTGGGCTCTGCGCCGGGGGATGGGCAACCGTTCCTTCCTGAGTCAGGCCAGGCACTGGATTAAGGCGGTGGTGGAGGAAACCAGTCCCCACGTCTGTGCGATCAAGGCCAGCCTCGGCTTCTACCAAGCCCTGGGCCCACTCGGACTGGAGTTGCTGCTGGAGGTGCGCGATCTGGTGCCGCGCGATCTCCCCCTGATCATCGACGCCAAACACGGCGATCTGAATTCTTCAACGGCCCTCGCCCACTACCTGTTCAAAGACCTGGGCGTCGATGCGGTCACCCTCTCTCCCCTGGCGGGTCAGGACATCGCCGCTCCGTTTTTGCTGTATCGGGACAAGGCAGTCGTCATCACCTGCCGCAGCTCCAACCCGGCTGCCAAACGAATCCAGTACCACCCCAACGACAGCGATCCCCTGTTCCTGCAGATCGTGCGGGAGAGCCAACTTTGGGGCACCCCAGACCAGGTCCTACTGGAGGTGGGAACCAGTGACCCCAAGGTCCTCTCTCGGGTCAGACAGGCCGCACCCGAGCGCGTGCTGATGCTGCGTTCGATCTGGAGCGAAGAAGAACGGGTCGATGGACTGCTGGAGGCCGGCCTGAGCAACTCAGCGGATGGCCTACTGATTCCCATGCCCCAAAACCTGCTGGTTGAAGACGACCTAGCGGAACAGGCCGAAGCACTCAAAGGTCGCATCAACCGCAGGCGAACCAGCTGGATGGAGCAGCACCGCTCCGAACAAGCCGAGACCTGCGAGCTCTGGCTGGCCAATCAAGCGTCCGAGCAAACCAGCTCGGATCCGATGGCGGAGCTCATCGTTGAGCTCTTTGACATCGGCTGCCTGTTGTTTGGGGAATACGTCCAGGCCTCAGGAGCCGTCTTCAACTACTACATCGACCTGCGGCAGATCATCTCCGATCCGAACCTGTTCCATCGCGTCCTCCATGGCTACGCGCAACTGATGGAGGGCCTGCAGTTCGATCGCATCGCGGGCATTCCCTATGGAGCCTTACCCACGGCAACCGGGCTGGCTTTGCAGTTGCACAAGCCCCTGATCTACCCAAGAAAGGAAGTCAAGGCCCATGGGGCCAGGCGCCTGATCGAAGGGGATTTCCAGGAGGGAGACCGCGTGATCGTGATCGATGACATCTTGATCAGTGGCGGCAGTGTGCTCGAGGGCATTGCCAAGCTGGAGCGCTCCGGTTTGCAGGTCAACGACGTCGTGGTCTTTATCGATCACGGCGGTCAGCGCGATCAAAGTGCCCGCGAGCGACTGAAGGCCAAGGGCTATGACTTCCATGCTGTGCTGGACATCCAGCGCATCACCAAGGCCCTGCTGGATGCTGGTCGTCTCACGGCCGAGCAAGCCAAGGTGCTGGGATAGGGGGAGATGCGATGAGGCGGGTGACCAGGCTCCTGAGGACAACGGCCGGTCTGATCGCCCTGGGAGCTCTGTTGGTGAGTTGTGGCCCCGCAGCCCGTCAATCGCCACCAAAGAACCAACCTCAACCAGCGGCTTCGGACGAACAGCAGCGTCAACGCCAGGAGCAAGAGCTGCAGCTGCAGACGCTCACGGATGAGGCAGAGGATCTGTTCAACCGCGGCGAAAACGATCTGGCCTGTGAACGGGTGCGCCAGGCCCAGGAACTCCAGTCGACGCTCGATGTCGAATTCATTGATCCCCTGGGAGAGCAGGCCAAGGCCTGCATCGAGCTCTGACGTTGAGCAGCTCCACCAACGCCATGGTCCTGGCGCGGGGCCTCAGCAAGACCTACCGGATTGCCGAGAAACAACCGGGACTGCAGGGCACCATTCGTCACCTGCTGCGACGCCGCTACCGGGACCTTGATGCCGTTAAGGCCATCAGCTTTGGGATCCAGGAAGGAGAGATGGTGGGGTTCCTTGGTCCGAATGGGGCGGGGAAAACCACGACCTTAAAAATGCTCAGCGGGCTGATTCACCCCAGTGCTGGTGAGCTGCGGGTCGCCGGAGCCATCCCGCAACGGCGCCAGCCTGGCTTCCTGCAGGACATCACCCTGGTGATGGGGAACAAGCAACAGCTGATCTGGGACCTGCCTCCTTGGGATTCAATCCGGGTCAATGCGGCGGTCTATGGCATCCCCGAACGGGAGATGAAGCGCCGGGTCAGTGAACTGGCGGATCTCTTGGAGTTGGGGGAGGAACTGAATCGCCCCGTGCGAAAGCTGTCGCTCGGCCAGCGCATGAAAGCCGAACTGCTGGCGTCATTGCTGCACCAGCCCCGGGTGCTGTTTTTGGATGAACCCACCTTGGGTTTGGATGTCACGGCCCAGGGGAGGGTTCGCGACTTCCTTGCCACCTACAACCAGCGCACTGGGGCAACCATCCTGCTGACGAGCCATTACATGGGGGACATCACGGCCCTCTGCGAGCGGGTCCTGTTGATCCACGAGGGGGCGTTGTTCCATGACGGCCCCTTGGATGCCCTGACCAGCAAACTCAGCCCCCATCGCCAGGTCCGACTGGAGCTGCATCAGCCCCTGCCGCGCGAGGCCTTTGAAGCGTTCGGAACCGTCGAGTCCCATCAGGACCATCAGGTTCAACTGCTGGTGCCACGGGATCAGCTGACGGATTCGGTAGCCGCGCTTCTCAGTCGCTTTGAGGTCCTGGACCTTGAAGTGAATGATCCGCCGATCGAGGAGCTGATGCGCAGCCTCTTCCAACAGGCAGGACGGAACTAAGCGTGCGCTCGCCCCGTGCGTCACTACGGATCGCCCGGACGCTGCTGAGCACCCAATACGCCTACATGCTGGAGTACCGCGCCGAGATCGCTCTCTGGGCCCTCTCCGGTGTTCTGCCACTGATCATGCTTGGGGTCTGGCAAAACAGCGGTGCGGCCAGTCAGGCGGGCTGGAGTCCCGCACAACTGCGGCATTACTTCGTGGCGGCGTTCATCGTCCGCCAGTTCAGCGTGGTCTGGCTGATCCATGTCTTTGAAGAGGACGTGGTCAGCGGCAAGTTGTCGCCATTTCTGCTGCAACCGCTCCAACCCCTGTGGCGTTACTTCGCGGCACACCTTGCGGAACAGGCCACACGCATCCCCTTTGTGGCCCTCATGCTCCTGGCGTTGAGTGCGGTCGATCCAGGGTTGCTCTGGAGGCCGAGTCTTCAGGAACTGCTGCTTGGTCTCATCGCCCTGTGGGGTGCGTTCGTCCTGCGGTTTTTGCTGCAAACCCTCAGCAGCATGCTCTGTTTTTGGAGTGAGCGCGCTGCGGCTTTGGATCGCCTCCTGGTGATTCCCTATCTCTTCCTCTCGGGGCTGGTGGCACCACTCGACACCTTTCCGCCTGCCGTGCAGCGCTTCGCCCTCGCCACACCCTTTCCAGCGATGGTCGACTTCCCGGCACGGCTGCTTTCAGGGCTACCGGTGGACCTGGGCGGTGGGTACTTGAGCCTGCTGATCTGGTGCCTGATCCTCAGCCCCCTCTGTTACTGGGGCTGGCAGAGGGGGCTGAGGCGCTACGGAGCCATGGGCGCATGAGACGCTCCAAAACCCTGGCGATGCTGCTGCAGTTCTGGCGCAGTTCATTGGAGTCCGAGAGCGAGTACCAGCTCAACCTTGTTCTGGAGTGCCTCTCTGTTTTCGGAAATCTGGCCGGAAGCCTCTTTGTGCTGTCACTGCTGTTTTCTGGGCAGTCCACCCTTGGGGGCTGGACTTGGAATGAAGCGCTCATCGTCCTCGGGCTTTACACGCTGCTCGATGGCTTCACGAGCTGCCTGCTCCAGCCGAACCTCAGCAAGATCGTGAACCACGTTCAGCAGGGCACCCTGGATTTCGTGCTGCTGAAACCGGTGGACTCGCAGCTCTGGCTGTCCCTGCGCTGCTTTTCCCCCTGGGGCGCTCCAGGTTTACTGGCTGGTTGCGTCCTGGTGGTCCTGGGCTTACCCGAAATCCGCCCTCAGTCCTTGCTCTTGGGTGGACTCTTGCTGGCCAGTGGTGCTGCGATTCTCTACAGCCTCTGGTTCTCACTCGCAGCCCTCTCGATTTGGTTCGTGAAGGTCTGGAATGCCACTGAAGTGCTCCGCTACACGCTCGTGGCGGGGCGCTACCCGGTGAGTGCCTACCCACCGGCTCTGCGGCTGGTGTTTGTGTTTGTGCTGCCGGTGGCCTTCATGACCACCGTTCCATCCCAGGCCCTTCTGGGTCAGGGGTCCTGGCACTGGGCCCTGGGATCAGTGCTGATGGCCGCGGGGAGCCTGATCGCCAGTCGCCTCTTCTGGCAATTCGCGCTGCGCCACTACACGTCAGCCAGCAGCTGA encodes:
- a CDS encoding zinc peptidase, encoding MTHLIPRAGFGKPLGALLISLAMALGASAQPWAPGMEPPPVLEAASAKDALKLEASRQASQRQDYLREAHELLHRHWGTKVKPQLLFAGDRADGCGVKEVRHPMAFYCPPSKQIAMALELRKSVRAAKGQSDAALLLLDLAVLAHEWGHHVNREKGLGPFSGGMGLTVKQEELAADWRTGVFLGWLMNVGALQVDDFSNTANLLFEMGDYERISRQHHGYPKDRFQALTLGLSSQLQPGQSVGNWTVDTNETFSRPLPGEPGDSLLGARRYEVRRFEIERGQQIATNLIGGLLGAASCVWGSQDQCVGMAMQQGKGRALGSYTKRELTLWCNSGSFDVSADDFDPQPIGRDGKGQAQVLAERDC
- a CDS encoding Nif11 family protein, with amino-acid sequence MSWQELERLVVDAETRPHLRHRLRRCRDDNGLLLQARLLGYRITRVDLQQAWLQHRQDEELKSLQG
- a CDS encoding bifunctional orotidine-5'-phosphate decarboxylase/orotate phosphoribosyltransferase, with the protein product MGFFVQLTEAIAERQSLLMTGLDPNPEMLQSWALRRGMGNRSFLSQARHWIKAVVEETSPHVCAIKASLGFYQALGPLGLELLLEVRDLVPRDLPLIIDAKHGDLNSSTALAHYLFKDLGVDAVTLSPLAGQDIAAPFLLYRDKAVVITCRSSNPAAKRIQYHPNDSDPLFLQIVRESQLWGTPDQVLLEVGTSDPKVLSRVRQAAPERVLMLRSIWSEEERVDGLLEAGLSNSADGLLIPMPQNLLVEDDLAEQAEALKGRINRRRTSWMEQHRSEQAETCELWLANQASEQTSSDPMAELIVELFDIGCLLFGEYVQASGAVFNYYIDLRQIISDPNLFHRVLHGYAQLMEGLQFDRIAGIPYGALPTATGLALQLHKPLIYPRKEVKAHGARRLIEGDFQEGDRVIVIDDILISGGSVLEGIAKLERSGLQVNDVVVFIDHGGQRDQSARERLKAKGYDFHAVLDIQRITKALLDAGRLTAEQAKVLG
- a CDS encoding ATP-binding cassette domain-containing protein — protein: MVLARGLSKTYRIAEKQPGLQGTIRHLLRRRYRDLDAVKAISFGIQEGEMVGFLGPNGAGKTTTLKMLSGLIHPSAGELRVAGAIPQRRQPGFLQDITLVMGNKQQLIWDLPPWDSIRVNAAVYGIPEREMKRRVSELADLLELGEELNRPVRKLSLGQRMKAELLASLLHQPRVLFLDEPTLGLDVTAQGRVRDFLATYNQRTGATILLTSHYMGDITALCERVLLIHEGALFHDGPLDALTSKLSPHRQVRLELHQPLPREAFEAFGTVESHQDHQVQLLVPRDQLTDSVAALLSRFEVLDLEVNDPPIEELMRSLFQQAGRN
- a CDS encoding ABC-2 family transporter protein produces the protein MLEYRAEIALWALSGVLPLIMLGVWQNSGAASQAGWSPAQLRHYFVAAFIVRQFSVVWLIHVFEEDVVSGKLSPFLLQPLQPLWRYFAAHLAEQATRIPFVALMLLALSAVDPGLLWRPSLQELLLGLIALWGAFVLRFLLQTLSSMLCFWSERAAALDRLLVIPYLFLSGLVAPLDTFPPAVQRFALATPFPAMVDFPARLLSGLPVDLGGGYLSLLIWCLILSPLCYWGWQRGLRRYGAMGA
- a CDS encoding ABC transporter permease — translated: MRRSKTLAMLLQFWRSSLESESEYQLNLVLECLSVFGNLAGSLFVLSLLFSGQSTLGGWTWNEALIVLGLYTLLDGFTSCLLQPNLSKIVNHVQQGTLDFVLLKPVDSQLWLSLRCFSPWGAPGLLAGCVLVVLGLPEIRPQSLLLGGLLLASGAAILYSLWFSLAALSIWFVKVWNATEVLRYTLVAGRYPVSAYPPALRLVFVFVLPVAFMTTVPSQALLGQGSWHWALGSVLMAAGSLIASRLFWQFALRHYTSASS